The genome window GGGAGGAGCCGACCGCCTCGAACTCCCCCGTTTCGATCACCCGCAGGAGGCGCGCCTGCTGAGCGAGCGTCAGGTTCGCGATCTCGTCCTGGAAGAGCGTCCCGCCGCTCGCGAGCTCGAAACGGCCGATCCGGTCGGCCTTCGCGTCGGTGAAGGCGCCGCGCACGTGGCCGAAGAGCTCGCTCTCGAAGATCCCTTCCGGGAGCCCGCCCATGTTGATGGCGACGAACGGGCCGGCGGCGCGCGACGACGCCGCGTGGAGCGCCTGCGCGACGAGGCCTTTTCCGGTCCCGCTCTCGCCGGTCACGAGCACGTTGGCGTCGGTCGGACCGACGCGCGTGATCATCTGGAGGACCGGCTGCATGGCGGGCGAATCGGCGATGAAGGACGGGGCGATCTCCCGCAGGGCCCGGTTCTCCGCCTCGAGCCGGCGGCCCCGCCGGAGCGCGGCGCCGAGCTCCACCTGCGTGCGGACCGTCGCGAGCAATCGCGCGTTGTCCCACGGCTTCTGGATGAAGTCGCGGGCGCCGCGCCGCATCGCCTCGACGGCCAGGTCGATCGAGCCCCAGGCCGTCATCACGACGACCGGGAGATGCTCGTCGACCTCCCGGAGCCGGGTCAGGAGGTCGAGCCCCTCCTCTCCCGACGTCGTGTCCCGCGCGTAGTTCAGGTCCATGAGCAGGGCGTCGTACTCGCGCCGCCGGA of Thermoanaerobaculia bacterium contains these proteins:
- a CDS encoding sigma-54 dependent transcriptional regulator, whose product is MRTPASARILIADDQPDVLEALRLLLKTDRYATETASSPAAVLDAVRRREYDALLMDLNYARDTTSGEEGLDLLTRLREVDEHLPVVVMTAWGSIDLAVEAMRRGARDFIQKPWDNARLLATVRTQVELGAALRRGRRLEAENRALREIAPSFIADSPAMQPVLQMITRVGPTDANVLVTGESGTGKGLVAQALHAASSRAAGPFVAINMGGLPEGIFESELFGHVRGAFTDAKADRIGRFELASGGTLFQDEIANLTLAQQARLLRVIETGEFEAVGSSRTRKVDVRIVSATNADLRSEVAAGRFRQDLLFRLNTVEIFLPPLRERRDDLPALAEHFLRQNAVKHRKSIAGFSAAAVEAMRGYPWPGNVRELEHVVERAVLMSDGREIRAADLGLSPAGGPTPGVEEMSLEDVETLLIRKALSRFDGNVSRAAEFLGLSRSALYRRLQRYGL